A genomic window from Glycine soja cultivar W05 chromosome 10, ASM419377v2, whole genome shotgun sequence includes:
- the LOC114369807 gene encoding dehydration-responsive element-binding protein 2F-like codes for MEGCKMSPQKPWKKGPTRGKGGPQNSSCEYRGVRQRTWGKWVAEIREPKKRTRLWLGSFATAEEAALAYDEAARRLYGPDAYLNLPNVMMMQKIQPTASFTNSTITTTKSHKYFNWFPSKNFISMFPSSGGLLNLNAQPSVHVIHQRLQELKQNGVVATSQNQSSPHASSLSTHPKVVVELENLDIQNHAETLVPPLQEGNSQVSSQKTIIGGDFEKPQIDLLEFLQQMGILKEEREEEKTDSSGSSTTVSEAVSRDDQSEQQPGVFSDDMSSVNWEELMEMHEHDRGVVDNYHALEEIQFEAYDINEDLTFSTSIWNY; via the coding sequence ATGGAAGGTTGCAAAATGTCTCCACAAAAGCCATGGAAGAAAGGGCCAACAAGGGGCAAAGGTGGCCCTCAAAACTCTTCATGTGAGTATAGAGGTGTTAGGCAGAGAACATGGGGAAAATGGGTGGCTGAGATAAGAGAGCCAAAAAAGAGAACAAGGCTTTGGCTTGGCTCTTTTGCCACAGCAGAAGAAGCTGCCTTGGCCTATGATGAGGCTGCAAGGAGACTCTACGGCCCTGATGCTTACCTTAACCTCCCCAACGTGATGATGATGCAAAAAATTCAACCAACAGCAAGCTTCACAAATTCCACCATCACCACCACAAAATCTCACAAGTACTTCAATTGGTTCCCTTCCAAGAACTTCATTTCAATGTTTCCCTCAAGTGGTGGATTGCTCAACCTCAATGCTCAACCTAGTGTCCATGTCATCCACCAGAGGCTGCAAGAGCTCAAGCAAAATGGGGTGGTTGCAACAAGTCAAAATCAATCATCACCGCATGCTAGTTCATTATCCACTCATCCAAAGGTTGTGGTGGAACTTGAAAACTTAGACATCCAAAACCATGCAGAAACTCTTGTTCCTCCACTGCAAGAGGGTAATTCTCAAGTTTCATCACAGAAAACTATTATTGGTGGTGATTTTGAGAAGCCCCAGATAGACCTACTTGAGTTTCTTCAGCAGATGGGAATACTAAAGGaggaaagagaggaagaaaaaactGATAGCTCAGGAAGTTCAACAACAGTGTCTGAAGCAGTATCAAGAGATGATCAGAGTGAACAACAACCTGGAGTGTTTTCTGATGATATGAGTAGTGTTAACTGGGAGGAATTGATGGAGATGCATGAGCATGACCGTGGAGTTGTAGATAATTATCATGCATTAGAAGAAATCCAGTTTGAAGCATATGACATAAACGAGGACCTTACTTTCTCCACTTCCATTTGGaactattaa